CCATTTATTATCCGGTGGAATACATTGAAAGTTTGTCATAACACTGCATTTTCGGGTTTCTATCCTTCCATGGTTTAGTTCTTCACTTATAGAGGTTGCTATATTTTCACCAAATCTAAATTCATCTTCAATATTTTGATATAATTGTGCTTGATTTTGTTTTACAGCTAAAATATAGTCCGCTTGTTTTTCAACAATGGCAGTAGCTATATCTGTCTGACATCCCATAGCATCAATAGTTACAATAGTATCTTTAATAGATAACACTTTTAGTAATTCTGGAATTGCAGTAATTTCATTAGATTTTTCATGGGTCTTTACCTGCCCTAAAACTAAGTTGTTTTCATTTGCCCAAGCGCTTACCATATGTACAGGGGATTTTTTACCAGATGCCTTAGCCCCTCTAATGGTTTTACCATCAATAGCAATTACTTCTTTGGGTTGCAGTTCAGCTAGCGTACTAACCCATTGTATAAAACATGTTTCAAATTCTACACTATCAATATTAGAGAATACACGATTAAAAGTGTCGTGAGAAGGTATGCCATTGGGTAGATCTAAAAAAGAGCGTAAAAAATCTTCTTTTGAATAGGCATAGTCTTCCTTTTCATTCCATGAATCTGCACCACAAATAACTGAAATTATCCCGATAAGAAGGATGCTCTCTAAATCGTAAAGTTGCTTGTGGGTGTGTCTAAAATCAGGAATTTGACCGAATATGGTCTTTAGTTTGTTTGTTGTTTTCAAAACTATTAAATTATTGGTTATCAGTATAATATACAAACAATCAATAACATAAACAACTAATAACTAACTGAATCTCAATTAATTAAGAACATTACATATCAATAGGGTTTTTAAAAAGTTTAATGCGTTTGCCCTGCCCCCCGGACCCCCCTCTTTCAACATCATTATCTCATTTAAGTTTTAATAAAATCTGTCCTATCAATGGGGGGAATTATATCCAATTCTTTAAATATTTTGTTTGGTAACTTGTTACGTTCATTGTCAACAAGGAGTTTTTTAGTACTTTAAAATTCTAAATTCTTGCTTTTGATTATGAACTCGTTTAGATTTTTTGGGTTTAAGCAAAAGAAATTTTTATAAATTTAAGGTCAATAATAACTTAAAAATGCGCTATTTTTTATATACTAGATCTTTATTAATCAACTAAATTTATATTATGAGTTTATTTTATGCGTTACTTGTCGGAGCTTTAGCCGGGTTCATTGCAGGAAGGTTAATGAAAGGTGGCGGTTTTGGGATATTAATGAATATTGTCCTAGGTATTGTAGGCGGAATTGTCGGGAATTGGCTTTTTGGATTGGCAGGGGTCTATATCGGAAGCGGGTTTATCAGTGATTTGGTTACCGGTGTTATTGGTGCTGCAGTGGTATTGTTTGTTGCCGGGCTTGTCAAAAAGAAATAGCTTATAACAAAGGGAACTGTTCGGCATCTTTTTTTTGTGTTTGGAAACCGTTACTTTTGATAAAACTTTGAATCTAATGAAATACAGTCGTATCAACACGGAGCTTTTTATTAAAAATCGCAGGAACTTTACCGGTAAAATGAAACCCGGGAGTTTGGCTGTTTTTAATTCTAACGATATCTATCCTATTAGTGCCGACAGTACGATGCCTTTTGAACAGCATCGTGATATTTTTTATTTAAGTGGTGTTGATCAGGAAGAAAGCATATTGGTATTATTTCCTGATTGCCCAAAAGAGAAACATCGTGAAATTTTGTTCTTAAAAGAAACAAATGAACACATTGCTGTTTGGGGGGGTGAAAAACTGACAAAAGAAAGTGCTTTACAAACTTCCGGGATTAAAACGGTGTATTGGCTGCAAGACTTAGAAAAAATTTTGTTTGAGTTGATGACCCAATGTGATACGGTTTATATCAATACGAACGAACATTACAGAGCCAATGTTGAAACGGAAACCAGAGAAGCTCGTTTTGTAAAATGGTTAAGAGATAAGTATCCGGCACATTCAGCAGCAAAAAGCAATCCCATTTTACAAGCCCTTCGCTCTGTAAAAGATCCAATTGAGTTAGATTTGATTCAGCAAGCTTGTGATATTACCGAGAAAGGATTTCGCAGAGTGCTGAACTTTGTAAAACCTAAGATTTGGGAATATGAAATTGAGGCGGAATTCATTCACGAATTTATCAGAAACCGATCCAAAGGCTTTGCCTATACACCTATTATTGCCGGTGGTAACAATGCCAATGTTTTACATTATATAGAAAACAATCAACAATGCAAAGCAGGCGATCTGTTGCTTTTGGATGTGGGTGCGGAATATGCTAATTATGCTTCCGATATGACCCGAACGATTCCTGTCTCCGGTCGATTTTCCGATCGACAAAAAGCAGTGTATAATGCCGTAAACAGGGTTAAAAAGGAAGCTACAAAATTATTGGTTCCCGGGGGTGATTGGACTGAATATCACATAGAAGTAGGAAAATTAATGACTTCCGAATTATTGGGTTTGGGCTTGTTGGACAAAGTGGATGTTCAAAATGAGGATAAAGATTGGCCTGCATATAAAAAATATTTTATGCACGGAACCAGTCATCATATAGGTTTGGATACGCATGATTACGGGCTACTTCACAAGCCCATGCAAGCGAATATGGTATTTACGGTAGAACCGGGTATTTACATTCCCGATGAAGGATTTGGGATTCGTTTGGAAGATGGTGTAGTCATCCGGGAAAATGGCGATCCTTTTAATTTGATGCGTAATATTCCTATTGAAGCTGAAGAAATTGAGGAATTGAGGAATTAAAACAAATATTTTTTTTGTTTGATCATTCCTGTGTTTCTTGTAATGTTATCTCAGTTGCTTTATATGATTCGCCGTCGGCAATGTCGTCAATAAAAGCAATAATTTCTTTGGAAGAAATGGTATTAGCATCAAACGCAACGTTAGCAATACTGTCTTTAAAAATAACCTCAGCTGTTTTTACACCTCCTTTTTTGGAAAGTTTTGATTGAATTAATTTTGCACATCCGATTTCACAGGTCATTCCGGAAATATGAAGTGCTACTTTTTGAGGGCTTTCTTTTTTACATGCCAGTACTAAAAAAAGGCCCAATACAAGAAGTGTGCTAATTTTTCGAAGTTTCATGATTGTTTTTTATTATGAATCCATTGTACAAATTTATACATAATGAATTGTTTATTAATAGAATTATTAGAATTTTGTACGGATTTTAACAAAGCAAACCATGAAAACCTTACAGCAAAAATGGCTTTACCTGATTATTCTTTCTGTGATATGGGGTAGTTCGTTTATTCTGATAAAAAAAG
This window of the Flavobacteriaceae bacterium genome carries:
- a CDS encoding ISAs1 family transposase; the protein is MKTTNKLKTIFGQIPDFRHTHKQLYDLESILLIGIISVICGADSWNEKEDYAYSKEDFLRSFLDLPNGIPSHDTFNRVFSNIDSVEFETCFIQWVSTLAELQPKEVIAIDGKTIRGAKASGKKSPVHMVSAWANENNLVLGQVKTHEKSNEITAIPELLKVLSIKDTIVTIDAMGCQTDIATAIVEKQADYILAVKQNQAQLYQNIEDEFRFGENIATSISEELNHGRIETRKCSVMTNFQCIPPDNKWDSLTAMVKIESKREFKNSDKPIETATRYYISSTKAKPKDFQKTIRSHWGIENKLHWTLDVAFEEDASRKRKDNAAQNFSILNKIALNLLKNEKASKVGVKSRRLKAGRDNHYLIKVLNLMKV
- a CDS encoding GlsB/YeaQ/YmgE family stress response membrane protein, translated to MSLFYALLVGALAGFIAGRLMKGGGFGILMNIVLGIVGGIVGNWLFGLAGVYIGSGFISDLVTGVIGAAVVLFVAGLVKKK
- a CDS encoding M24 family metallopeptidase: MKYSRINTELFIKNRRNFTGKMKPGSLAVFNSNDIYPISADSTMPFEQHRDIFYLSGVDQEESILVLFPDCPKEKHREILFLKETNEHIAVWGGEKLTKESALQTSGIKTVYWLQDLEKILFELMTQCDTVYINTNEHYRANVETETREARFVKWLRDKYPAHSAAKSNPILQALRSVKDPIELDLIQQACDITEKGFRRVLNFVKPKIWEYEIEAEFIHEFIRNRSKGFAYTPIIAGGNNANVLHYIENNQQCKAGDLLLLDVGAEYANYASDMTRTIPVSGRFSDRQKAVYNAVNRVKKEATKLLVPGGDWTEYHIEVGKLMTSELLGLGLLDKVDVQNEDKDWPAYKKYFMHGTSHHIGLDTHDYGLLHKPMQANMVFTVEPGIYIPDEGFGIRLEDGVVIRENGDPFNLMRNIPIEAEEIEELRN
- a CDS encoding heavy-metal-associated domain-containing protein; its protein translation is MKLRKISTLLVLGLFLVLACKKESPQKVALHISGMTCEIGCAKLIQSKLSKKGGVKTAEVIFKDSIANVAFDANTISSKEIIAFIDDIADGESYKATEITLQETQE